The Synechococcus sp. RS9916 DNA segment GGAGATAACTGTCCACGTAGCCCATCGTGTAGCGCTCGAGTTCAGTCACCGCATCCTCCACCTCCGAAAGGCAGTGATAAAGGCTGAGGCCGAAGCCACGGGCCCCCTCAGGCACGGGCAGCGACTGATACAGGTCCTTCACCTTCTCCAGCTTCCGCTGGCTGGTCTCGATGTAGGCACAGAAGGCCTCCATCAAGGTGTCGTCGTAGGGGTCGGCGGACAGGGCCCGCAACTGGGCGGGAAAGGGATTGATCACCTGGCCGAGCTGACGATCCACCGGGGCGTACACGGTCTGCAACCAGTGCACCAGGGCATCATCAGCCGCAGCAGCCTGACCACTGGCCGCATGGGCCGCCTGACTGGCCCTGGCATTGCGAGCCCCACGGCGGCGGGCCTCCGCCACCCCTTCCGCCTGGGACGCACCGATGCCAACGGCGCTCTGCCGGTCAAATTGGCGGCGCCGCTCCGCATCCCCCAACAACTCCCAGGCGGCATTGAGGGCGAGGATCCGCTCAGGATCACCGCCGGCATCGGGATGATGCTGTTTCACCAAACGGCGGTAGGCGGCCTTGAGTTCGGCCTGGGTGGCCTGGGCTGTGACCCCCAACTCGGCATAGGGGTTGTTCACAACTGACCATCCAGCCGCGGGGGCAACGGCAGGGCCGAGCTGAACATCGGTGTGGAGAGATAGCGCTCACCGAAGCTGGCGAGGATCACCACAATCCGTTTGCCTTCCAGCTCCGGCCGCTGACCGAGTTGAAGAGCAGCCGCCACGGCCGCACCACTGCTGACACCACTGAGCAACCCTTCCTCCCGGGCCAGGCGACGACCGATCACCATCGCCTCCTCATCACTGACAGCCATCACCTCATCAATGAGGTCACGGTCCAGCACTGGGGGGACAAAACCGGCACCGATGCCCTGAATGCGATGGGGGCCTGGGGGCTGACCGCTGAGCACCGCGCTGCCCGCAGGCTCCACCGCCACCACCTTCAAACCTGGATGACGCTGCTTCAGCAGACGTCCGCAACCGGTGATCGTGCCTCCAGTGCCCACCCCTGCCACCAGCACATCCAGCTGGCCTTCGGTGTCAGCCCAGATCTCTTCAGCGGTGGTGCGGGCGTGGATCGCGGGGTTGGCAGGGTTGGCGAACTGCTGCAGCAGGTAGGCCTCAGGGATTTCATCCACCAGTTCCCGAGCCAGGTCAATCGCCCCCTGAATCCCTTCAGTACCCGGAGTGAGCTGCAGTTCTGCCCCGTAGGCCCGCAACATCGCCCGCCTCTCGGTGCTCATGGTGTCGGGCATGGTGAGAATCAGGCGGTACCCCCGGGCTGCTGCCACCATCGCCAAGGCGATCCCGGTGTTGCCGCTGGTGGGCTCCACCAGCACCGTGCGCCCTGGTGAGATCGTGCCCGCCTCTTCTGCCGCCTGCACCATGGCCCCGGCGATCCGGTCTTTGACCGAGGCGGTGGGGTTGAAACTTTCCAGCTTTGCCACCAGCTCAGCCCTGCAACCACTGGCTGCAGGCAAACGATTGAGACGCACCAAAGGCGTGCGTCCCACCAGGGCCGTGATGTCGGAGGCAATCACCATGCCGTCATCCAACCAGACAGAAGTCAGAACTGAAAGCTGATTTTGAAAAGAGCTCTGCAGCCAGGTTGTGGTTGCAAGCAAACCGAACACCCACGGCGGTGCGGCCATCGCAATGCATCGGGCACTGATGCATCCCATGACCAAGACTCACAGCGCAACGATCACCAACGGGGCATTAATCACAGAAGGGGGCAATCTTCGCCACATTCCCAACAAAAAAGCCCTCCAAGGGGAGGGCTTTACGAAGAACAAATAACAAAGGATTCACGCAGAAGCGGGAATCCTTCTTGTTCGTCAGATCAGAACTTGAAGGTGGTCTGAACCAGACCGCCGAACACATTGAACTGACCGTCGTAACCACCGCCGTTTTTCGCCAGATTGCTGGTGTACTGACCCATGGGGCGGGACAGATAGAACACGGCAGGGGTGATGGCGATGTTGTCGGTCACCTGGAAGTTGTAGTACCACTCGAAGACATAGTTGCCATCGAAGGGAGTCTCATTGCAGGTGCCGGCCTTCTTGGACGCCTTCGTGCAGTTCTTCAGGCTGGTGGCGAAGGTGGGCTGACCAACGGCAAAGCCCATGTCATTGCCCTTGAGGAACACATCGTCCCACTTGAGGCCAACCATCCAGCTCTGAGACTCGGTGGGGGTCTCTTCCACCAGATTGTCGGCGCTCACAGTGTTGAGGGCCCAACCCAAAGAAACGGAAGGAATCCAGCCAGCCTCTTCTGGCTGCCAGTAAGCGTTCAGGGCGTAGCTGTTGGAGCTGCTGTCTTGACGCTTGTCGACACCATTGGCGTTCTCGAACACACAGTTGTTATTCCAGCTGTTGTTCTTGGCGAACTCGGTGCCACGACGCAGACCATTGCCGCTGTCGCACTGTCCGTAGCGGTAGGCGAACGCAGCACCCCAACGGGAACCGCCATAACCGAGCTGAGCCAAGAAGCTCGCCTCGGAGTTGTCGGTCATGAAGCCACCCTCACGGGCGTTGGAGCTATTGCCATTGCCGCTGTCAGCCACATAGTTGGCGCTGACGCTCCAGGCGTTCTCACCCTTCTTGACCTTCTGCTTCCAGTAGGCACCGATCAGCTGACCGGTTTCCTTGTTGTAAACGCCGCTGGTGCCCATCAGAGCAGTCCAGTCGAGGATCTTAGCGCCACCCTTGTTGTAAACAGAGGGCCAGATCGCCAGAGCTTCGGTGTTACGAGCTTCAGCACCAACGAAGGCGGTGAACTCTTTTCCGATCGGGAACTTGTAGTAGAGGCGATCCAGCTTCACGTTGTTGGCAATGCGATTGGAGCCAGCCACGCCGGAATCGGTTGCCACGTCGAGGGCGGCCAGATTCACACCAGAACCACTGAAGGCATTCAGGCCCTTGGTGAAGTTGCCAGTACGGAGGCGGACACGCAGCTTGTCCTTACCGGTGAAGCTGGTGTCAAACACCAGACGCTGGTCGTAATTGAACGTGAAGGCGCCGTAGTTGCGGTTGTAAGCGTCTGCACCACCCTTCTTGCCCTTCTTATCGAAGGCAGTCTTGTCGCGCAGCTTGGTGCCGTAATACTTGTAGCCGTTGTTGCCACCGGCGGTGGTGGCGCCCATCACGAAGGTGGTCTTGCCCTTCAGCTTGGTGGTGGTGGAGAACTGGGTTGCTTCCAGTTCGCCCACGCGGGCTTCCAGACCGTCCACGCGGCCCTTGAGGATGGCGAGTTCCTTCTCGAACTCCTTCATCAGGCGCTTCAGCTCGTCGGTCACTTCAGTGATCCGGTCGAGGCAAGCGTTCAGCAGTGCGGCCGCTTCATAGCGGGTCATCGCACGGTTGCCGCGGTAGGTGCCGTTGGGGTAACCGGCGACGCAGCCGTAGCGCTCGATCAGGTTGCTCAGTGCCTGGTAGGCCCAGTCAGTCGGATACACATCCGAGAACTGGCTGATGCTGGTGACCTGCTCGCCGGTAGCGGCGTAGTCAGACACACCGTTGATGTTCAGCTCAGCGGCGTTGGCAGACCGGTTTGCATCAACAGCCAAAGGAGCCAGAAGGCCCAGGGCAGCAGGTGCCACCAGCAGTTGCTGGAAGAGTTTCATGGTTTCCTCACACAGGAAGGGCGCAAAATGCGCCACGTGCGGAGCTTACCGATGAGCCATACCAGTCGCCGATAAGCACCCATCAAGAAACGGTGATGGATTGGTTAACAGGCAAAAAAAAACTCCCTGCCGAAGCAGGGAGCCCAAGGTGATGAGGAGTGTTGGAAGCCCCGAATGTCGGGGCTTCCAAGGGGTGTTCGATCAGAACTTGAAGGTGGTCTTCAGGAGACCGCCGAACTGGTTGAACTGGACGCCCTGGGTTGCAGAACCGAGAGGACGGCTCATGTAGAAGAGGGCGGGGGTCACAGAGATGTTGTCGGTGACCTGGAACATGTACCACCATTCCCAGGCGTACTGGCCGTCGCGGACGAGGCGCTCTTCGGCCTTGTTGGAGTTGCCGTAGCCGAAGTCGAACTTGTTGTTCGACAGATCCAGGGCAGTCACGAAGCCCTTCTGACCAACAGCCATACCGGCGGTGTTGCCCTTGAGGAACACGTCGGTCCACTGCAGACCCACAGACCAGGACTGGGTGGTTGCGGACTGGAAGTCGTAACCAAACAGGTTGGTGTAGCCCTTCGACTTGCTGTAGCTACCGCCGTTCTTAGAAATGCGGTAGGTGTCGTTATCAGCACCGGAGGTGGAGTTGAGGCCCCAACCAGCGGAGATCGAAGGCATCCAGCCGGACTCTTCGGGGCTCCAGTAGGCGCTCAGACCAACAGAGTTGGTGTTACCCAAAGCGGTGATGTTGCTCGCCAGAGGGGTTGCCGTGGCGGGGTTCAGAGCGGACGCGTACTGGCTGCTGTAGTTGTAAGCAGCAGCGACACCCCAGTTGTCGTCGGTGTAGGCGAGCTGAACGGTACCGGTACCACCAGCACAATCGGTGGCAATGCCACCAGAGGCTGTGCAGTCCTGGGAATCCTGGAAGACGGTGTAGACGTCAGTGCCGTTGCTGTAGACGGCGTAATCAGCGCTATAGCCGTTGGTGGCCTTCGAAACGTTGCCGTTGTTGGAAACGTAGTTGGCGCTGACGCTGAAGCCGTCGTTCTGCCACCAGATACCTGCACCTTGACCCAGGTTCAGGTTGTAAGCGCCAGGAGCGCCGGCGTAGGTGAAGAAGTCGAGAACGGTGTCAGCGGGGTATGCGCTGGGCCACACAGCCAGCATGTCGTCCTGACGGACAACACCACCGGCGGTGACGGTGAAGTTCTCACCCAGGGGGAACTGGTAGAACACGCGGTTCAGGACCACGTTGTTGTTGGTAGCACCGCCTTCGAAGGCAGTTTCCAGGGTGGACTGGGTGGAGTACTGACCGCCGAGGAAGCTGGGGATGCCGGTGGAAGCACCGCCGAAGGCGCTAGGACCGAAGTTGCCACCGCGAAGCTTGACTTTCAGCAGATCCTTACCGGTGAAGCTGGTGAGGAAATCAAGCTGCTGGTCGTAGTTGAAGGTGACAGCACCCAGATACTGGTTGGCCACATCGGCCATCTTGCGGCCTTTGTAGACCTTCTTGCTACCGGAGTAGTAGAAGGGGTTGTCAAAGGTCTTCTCTTTGCCGTTGACGTCGGTGTAGCTGAAGCTTTCGGCGTTGTCGTAGCCGTACTTCGAGCCGATGAACAGGTTGCGGCCGAACTGCTCACGCACGTAGGCGTCGCCACCGAAGCTGCTGCCACCGATCACGAAGGTGGTCTTGCCCTTCAGCTTGGTGGTGGTGGAGAACTGGGTTGCTTCCAGTTCGCCCACGCGGGCTTCCAGACCGTCCACGCGGCCCTTGAGGATGGCGAGTTCCTTCTCGAACTCCTTCATCAGGCGCTTCAGCTCGTCGGTCACTTCAGTGATCCGGTCGAGGCAAGCGTTCAGCAGTGCGGCCGCTTCATAGCGGGTCATCGCACGGTTGCCGCGGTAGGTGCCGTTGGGGTAACCGGCGACGCAGCCGTAGCGCTCGATCAGGTTGCTCAGTGCCTGGTAGGCCCAGTCAGTCGGATACACATCCGAGAACTGGCTGATGCTGGTGACCTGCTCGCCGGAAGCGGCGTAGTCAGACACACCGTTGATGTTCAGCTCAGCGGCGTTGGCAGCCACAGGAGCCAGAAGGCCCAGGGCAGCAGGTGCCACCAGCAGTTGCTGGAAGAGTTTCATGGTTTCCTCACACAGGAAGGGCGCAAAATGCGCCGAACTAAACATTGCCGATTACCAGGAGTTAACCCACGGCCCTTGTGCCAGCTCAAAAAAGGGCCAGTAACGGTTGCTACACAACCAATCCTTAATTAAGCGGCCACCGAACCACCCCTTCAAAACGATGCCCCCGACCGGAAAACCGGTCGGGGGCTCTCGCCGGGTCCGCTCTGGCGCGGAACCGATTGATCAGTCAGAGGAAAGAGCCGTCAGCCGGCGTTCTCCGCGATCAGCAGACCCTGCATCAAAGAACTGGAACTCATGGACACCTCCTCCCGGATGGATAGATGAACGCCGGCGATGCATTCGAAGCCAAACGAACCGCGGACGGCCCAAGATGCCTTCACATCACTGCGATCAGGACTCTTGAACCCTAACGGACTTGCAAGGTCTGTGCTGCTGTGGTGTTTCACCCTGCTGGTGTGGCTGCCAGGCCTGGGCACCCTGCCTCTGCGCGATTGGGACGAAGGACGCGTTGCCAGCGTGGCCCGCTCCACCATGGCCCGCCTGGATCTCAGCCAAGCCAACCTGGACTGGCTGCTGGCCTGGAAATGGCACGAGGCCTATCTCAACAAGCCTCCAGGTCTGCATTGGTTCATCGGGTCAAGCACCCGCCTGCTCGGCGAACAGGAGTGGGCCGTGCGCTTGCTGCCTTGCCTGATCGCCAGCCTGGCCATACCTCTTCTCTATGCGCTGCGCCGCCAACTCGGAGGCCCCCATGCGGAACGCAAGGCCCTACTGGCCAGCCTGATCCTGATGACCCTGCTTCCTATGGCGCGCCATGGGCGGCTGGCCATGCTCGACGGCAGCCTGGTGACCAGCATGCTGCTGCTCTGGACCGGTTGGCTCAGCAGTCGTACCCGCCCCTGGCATGGCCTGCTGGCCGGACTGGGCATCACAGGCGTGCTGATGCTCAAGCCGCCAGCGGTGCTGGGATTTCTGCTGATCACGGCAGCGATCAGCGCGATCGACCGCCGCCAAAGCCATTGGCGCCGCTCAGCGATGGCCTGGGTCGTGGCTGGTAGCGCTCCTGGTCTCGCCTGGCATCTCTGGCACGTCTCGCAACGGGGCAGCGATGCCCTGTTGATGTGGGGCGGCCAGGGGCTCAGCCGGGTAGCTGAGGTGGTGGGCGACAGCACCGGCGCCTGGGTGATGCCGCTCACCGAAGTGCTGGAAGGCGGATGGCCGTGGCTGCTGCTGCTGCCAGCCGGGGTGATCTGGGCCTGGCGCCAGCGCCACCACAGCGTGGGGCGTTGGGAACTGGGCCTGCTGCTGGGCAGCGCAGCCCTGGTGCTGCCGCTGCGCACCCAACTGCCCTGGTACAGCCATCTGCTCTGGCCCTCCATTACTCTGCTCTGCGCTGAAGGCTTGGAGCCCGTGCTCAGTGATGGGCGCCCCCGCTGGGTGGGGCGCATCTGGAGCCTGCTGGGAGCTCTGGTGCTTCTGGGAACAGTGGTGGTTTGGGGCGCCGAGGTGATGCAGCTCCCCGCCACCCCGTTGGCCCTGCCGACACTGGCCTTGCTCTGTGCCGGTTCGGGCCTGCTGGCCGGTGGCCTGCAAGTGCTGCAACCCACCAGGCAGCAGAGGCGCCGAGGGCTACTCACCCTGCTGGCGGGCTGGGGCCTGGCCTTGCTGGCGCTTTGGCACAGCCCGTTCTGGCTGTGGGAACTGAATGAAAGCTGGGATCCTCGACCGGTGGCTGCCGCCATCCGCCAGCTTCCCGATCAAGCGCCCGTGATCCTCAAAGGCCCCACCCGCCCTTCGTTGGGCTGGTACGCCGGACGGGAACTGCTGCCCAAGGATGCTCCGCGCCAAGGCGAGCACTGGGTGGTGAGCCGCAAGCCGCTGCAAGGCTGCCAAGCCGTCTCCCCAGCCAGCCCGACCCAAAGGACCCAGACCCCAAACAGTCACTGGCAGCTCTGGCATTGCCCGACGCCATGAACACGTTCCTGACAACGCCTACTCTCGCTCCACCCCGACGCCTTTGGGCCCTGAGCCTGCTGCTGGGCCTGGTGGCCTGGGGCGGCAGTGCAGCGCGCCACCATCTACTGCAAAGCAACGCCTACGACCTGGGCCTCTTTGACCAATGGGCCTGGCTGCTGAGCCAAGGCCTGCCGCCGATCTCTTCGATGGAACAGGTGCACTGGCTGGCCGACCACGGCGCCTGGGGCTTTGCCGTTGCAGGTGGCTTCTATGCGCTCACCCCATCCGTGCAATGGCTGCTGGCCACCCAGGCCCTGGCCTTAAGCCTCACGGCAGTCCCGATCTGGATGTTGGCCGCCCAGGCGCAGTTGCCCCGACGGCTGTGCTGGTTGGCCTGCCTGTTGTGGTGGCTGCAGCCGGTGGTGTTCAACAGCACCCTGTTTGATTTCCACCCGGAGGTGTGGGTGATGCCGGCCCTCGCCCTCAGCCTCTGGGCCCAACGGGCCAGGCGATTCCGGCTCTGGTTTGCCCTCTTGCTGCTGTTGCTGAGCTGCCGCGATGGGCTGGTGCTGATCACCGCCGGCATTGCCCTTGAACTGGCCTGGCGGCGCCGCTGGCGCTGGAGCACTGCAGCGGCTCTGCTGTCAGGCGGCTGGCTGCTGATGCTCAGCCGCTGGCTTTACCCCTGGCTGCGGGATGGCGAAGGCCCGAAAGCGGCAGGGCGCATGTTCAGCCATCTCAGCGGCGGGCCCATCAGCGCGCTTGCTGGCCTGGATTGGCCGGGAGGGCTCAGCTATCTGCTGCTGCTGGCGTTGCCCTGTGGCGTGCTGTGGCGCCGCCGCTCCCTGCCGGTGCTGCTGATCGGCCTGCCGCTGGTGCTGGTGAACCTGCTTTCAGCCGCCTCCAGTTACCGCACCCTGGTGCACCACTACAGCCTGCCCTTGGCGGTGGTGGCCGTGCTCGCCGCGATCGATGGTCTGGCCGCTGACGGGCAACAGGGCCTTGCTGTTGGCCGGCGAAAAAAAGCCCTGGTCGTGGGCTGGGCGGTGCTCTGCTGGCTGGCCCTGGCCAAACCGTGGTTTTTCACCGGGCCCTACCTGGAACGCATCAGCCTGCGCAGTGAAGCGGCCGCTGCCACCGCCGCCATCCCCTCCGATGCCGGTGTGCTCACCACCAGTTATCTGGTGCCTCACCTGAGCGCGCGGCGCCAGATCGCCTTCCCGAAGAAAAGCTTTGATGGCCCGCTGGAGGCAGACGGCTGGACGGCTCTGCTACTTCACCCAAGCGACCCCGGCTGGGGCTCATCCAGAAAGGTGCAACAGCAATTGCTCAACCGAGCGCATCGCAACGACTGGGACTGCCGGCGTTGGCCGTCAGGCCTGGAGTTGTGCCTTGCACCCGGCGCAGCACCACCGCCCCCCCTTGGCAGTGAATCAGCTGGTAGTCACCGCGGCTGATCAACTGGCTGATGCGATCGCGGATCGATTCCTGTTGCTTGCGCTCCCGCTTGAACACCGGCGCCATGGAGGTGTAGTAGCCGGGGAAAGCCACCACGTAGTCGACGGCCTGTTCCACCCCCTCGCGATCACGAAACTGCCAATGCTTGGGGAAGCGAATCACCTGCTCGCGCTCCGCCAGCAAAGGCAGCAGAGGCGTATCTGCCGAGACGCTGGCGGATGAAGGCACCTGAGCCACCGCCAACCGGGCCGCTTGCCGCCGGGCCAGCATCTCCTGGGGCGACACATGGACCCAGGGGGAAAAACTGTCAGGAATCAGGGCCGACAGGCTGCGATGGGGATTGCCCGCCAGGGTGAGCACCAAGCCAAGGGCCAGCGCTCCCGTCCAGAGCGACCGCAGCCGGCGCCGTTCCCAGACCTGGGGGTGCGCTTCCCACCACAACACGGTTCCCATGTAGAGACCGGGAACGAGAGCGAGCACATAGCGCAGGGTGACCGCCAAGGCCGTGCGCCCCTGCGACACCAGGGCAATCAACAACGGCACGGCCACCAGCAGAGCGGCATCCGCCGACACCAGCGGCACAAACAGCAGCGGCAGGCTGAGGGCCAGCACAAAACCGAGGGTGGCACCTGGTGGTGAAACCAAGGCCTGCAGCACCGCCAGGGGCTGAGACACCATCGTGAGCACCACCGATACGGTGCCGCCGGAAGGGTCATCGACCAGATGGCCGAATTTCTCGCTCAGGAAGCGATCGGCAAGAGACGAATCCACCGCCGGCTGAATCCAGCTGGTCACCAGCAGCACCCAACCAAACGACGCAAGCATCAACGCCAAGCCCCACCAGCGCACCTGCGGGCGACGCACCAGGGCCCAGAGGCCCAGGGAAAACAGCACCAGACCACTATCTTCCCGCACCAACAGCAGCAGCGCGGAGCAGAGCAACACCTGCCACAACCGCCGCTCCAGCAGTCCCTCCACCACCCAGAAGCCCAACAGGGGGAGCCAGATCAGATCATGAAAGTTCTCCAGTGCGGGCCCGATCACGGCACCACTGAGGAAGTAGGCGAGCGTGATTCGGAACGCCAGAGGATGGGGCAGACGGCGGGCTGCCATGCGCCACAGCACCAAGCCCGCAGCGGTCAGCACTGACACCTGCACCAAGGGCAACGCCCAGCGCCCCAGCAGCGCCACCAAGGGAGCGATCACCAGCGTGAGGGCATTGGCGTGCTGACCGAGATGGAGGTAGTCGACCCAGGGGAGAGCACCCCCAATCGCCACCGCCCCCGACAACACCGAGGACAGGCTGCTTTCAAATGGACGCCCCTGAGCTGTGGACCACAACTCCTGCAGGAACAGGGCCTGGTCATAGGTGGCGCTGAGACTCTCCAACCGCCAAACCTGGATCAGCAGCGTGACCAGCCAGAAGCCCGCAGCCAGCCAGCCAATGGAAGGGGGCCAGACCTCAGCCCTTGACGCAGATGCAGGCATCGATGTGCTGAGGCGGGCGACGTGCTGCCATTCAAAACGACGCCTCCCAGGCTGCGATCACAGGCCCGAACGACACCCGCCCCAGGACCAAAAACTCACCAAGAGACACTAATTTGACACTATTTCGTAACGGTAACGCGCCAATAATGCGACAAAGGCGCCCGGGTGGGCAACAAAAAAGGGATGCCCGAAGGCATCCCCAGAGAGGAAGGAAATCGACGCCTGACAATCAAAGAGCGTTGCCGCGGGGCAGAACCTCTTCAGGGAAGACGAAGTTTTCGTGCGGCTGGTCAGCCGGTGCCATCCAGGCACGCAGACCTTCATTCAGAAGGACGTTCTTGGTGTAGAAGGTCTCGAATTCGGGATCTTCTGCAGCGCGGATTTCCTGAGACACGAAGTCATAGGCGCGCAGGTTGAGAGCCAGACCGATGATGCCGATGGAGCTGGTCCACAGGCCCATCACAGGCACGAACAGCATGAAGAAGTGCAGCCAGCGCTTGTTGGAAAACGCAATTCCGAAGATTTGGCTCCAGAAGCGGTTGGCGGTGACCATGGAATAGGTCTCTTCTTCCTGGGTGGGCTCGAAGGCCTTGAAGGTGTTGGACTGCTCGCCGTCCTCAAACAGGGTGTTTTCCACGGTGGCGCCGTGAATGGCGCAGAGCAGTGCGCCGCCGAGGATGCCGGCCACGCCCATCATGTGGAAGGGGTTCAGGGTCCAGTTGTGGAAGCCCTGAAGGAAGAGGAGGAAGCGGAAAATCGCAGCCACACCGAAGGAGGGCGCGAAGAACCAGCTGCTCTGACCGAGGGGGTACATCAGGAAGACGCTGACGAACACCGCGATCGGGCCGGAGAAGGCGATGGCGTTGTAGGGGCGGATGCCCACCAGACGAGCGATCTCGAACTGACGGAGCATGAAGCCGATCAGCGCGAAGGCACCATGTAGGGCCACGAAGGCCCAAAGGCCGCCGAGCTGACACCAACGCACGAAGTCGCCCTGGGCCTCAGGGCCCCAGAGCAGCAGCAGGCTGTGACCCATCGCATCAGCGGGGGTGGACACAGCTGCGGTCAGGAAGTTGCAACCTTCCAAGTACGAGGAGGCAATGCCGTGGGTGTACCAGGAGGTGACGAAGGTGGTGCCGGTGAGCCAGCCACCGATGGCCAGATAGGCCGTTGGAAAGAGAAGGATGCCGGACCAGCCGACAAAAACGAAGCGGTCGCGCTTGAGCCAGTCATCGAGGACGTCGAACCATCCCCGCTGTGGCGCGCGTCCTACAGCGATCGTCATGAGAAAGGCGCTTCATGAAGCGTTACGTTGCGCAGCCTAATGGGCGCAAGCCGTCTTGGGGGAAATCCACCCCACACGCCCAGGGCGATAAGTGGAAATACTCAGAAAGCACAGCAGCGAGCCTTCCCCGCCAGGTGCACCCTGCACACCAGGCGGAGATTCCATTCGCGAGAATGCGCCGACTTGCAGCCCACCCCCGTGTACGTC contains these protein-coding regions:
- the psbD gene encoding photosystem II D2 protein (photosystem q(a) protein) — protein: MTIAVGRAPQRGWFDVLDDWLKRDRFVFVGWSGILLFPTAYLAIGGWLTGTTFVTSWYTHGIASSYLEGCNFLTAAVSTPADAMGHSLLLLWGPEAQGDFVRWCQLGGLWAFVALHGAFALIGFMLRQFEIARLVGIRPYNAIAFSGPIAVFVSVFLMYPLGQSSWFFAPSFGVAAIFRFLLFLQGFHNWTLNPFHMMGVAGILGGALLCAIHGATVENTLFEDGEQSNTFKAFEPTQEEETYSMVTANRFWSQIFGIAFSNKRWLHFFMLFVPVMGLWTSSIGIIGLALNLRAYDFVSQEIRAAEDPEFETFYTKNVLLNEGLRAWMAPADQPHENFVFPEEVLPRGNAL
- a CDS encoding iron uptake porin, translated to MKLFQQLLVAPAALGLLAPLAVDANRSANAAELNINGVSDYAATGEQVTSISQFSDVYPTDWAYQALSNLIERYGCVAGYPNGTYRGNRAMTRYEAAALLNACLDRITEVTDELKRLMKEFEKELAILKGRVDGLEARVGELEATQFSTTTKLKGKTTFVMGATTAGGNNGYKYYGTKLRDKTAFDKKGKKGGADAYNRNYGAFTFNYDQRLVFDTSFTGKDKLRVRLRTGNFTKGLNAFSGSGVNLAALDVATDSGVAGSNRIANNVKLDRLYYKFPIGKEFTAFVGAEARNTEALAIWPSVYNKGGAKILDWTALMGTSGVYNKETGQLIGAYWKQKVKKGENAWSVSANYVADSGNGNSSNAREGGFMTDNSEASFLAQLGYGGSRWGAAFAYRYGQCDSGNGLRRGTEFAKNNSWNNNCVFENANGVDKRQDSSSNSYALNAYWQPEEAGWIPSVSLGWALNTVSADNLVEETPTESQSWMVGLKWDDVFLKGNDMGFAVGQPTFATSLKNCTKASKKAGTCNETPFDGNYVFEWYYNFQVTDNIAITPAVFYLSRPMGQYTSNLAKNGGGYDGQFNVFGGLVQTTFKF
- a CDS encoding J domain-containing protein, with product MNNPYAELGVTAQATQAELKAAYRRLVKQHHPDAGGDPERILALNAAWELLGDAERRRQFDRQSAVGIGASQAEGVAEARRRGARNARASQAAHAASGQAAAADDALVHWLQTVYAPVDRQLGQVINPFPAQLRALSADPYDDTLMEAFCAYIETSQRKLEKVKDLYQSLPVPEGARGFGLSLYHCLSEVEDAVTELERYTMGYVDSYLHDGREMLREAKQRRQRLQQERRRLEIA
- the cysK gene encoding cysteine synthase A, giving the protein MVIASDITALVGRTPLVRLNRLPAASGCRAELVAKLESFNPTASVKDRIAGAMVQAAEEAGTISPGRTVLVEPTSGNTGIALAMVAAARGYRLILTMPDTMSTERRAMLRAYGAELQLTPGTEGIQGAIDLARELVDEIPEAYLLQQFANPANPAIHARTTAEEIWADTEGQLDVLVAGVGTGGTITGCGRLLKQRHPGLKVVAVEPAGSAVLSGQPPGPHRIQGIGAGFVPPVLDRDLIDEVMAVSDEEAMVIGRRLAREEGLLSGVSSGAAVAAALQLGQRPELEGKRIVVILASFGERYLSTPMFSSALPLPPRLDGQL
- a CDS encoding DUF2079 domain-containing protein; translation: MNTFLTTPTLAPPRRLWALSLLLGLVAWGGSAARHHLLQSNAYDLGLFDQWAWLLSQGLPPISSMEQVHWLADHGAWGFAVAGGFYALTPSVQWLLATQALALSLTAVPIWMLAAQAQLPRRLCWLACLLWWLQPVVFNSTLFDFHPEVWVMPALALSLWAQRARRFRLWFALLLLLLSCRDGLVLITAGIALELAWRRRWRWSTAAALLSGGWLLMLSRWLYPWLRDGEGPKAAGRMFSHLSGGPISALAGLDWPGGLSYLLLLALPCGVLWRRRSLPVLLIGLPLVLVNLLSAASSYRTLVHHYSLPLAVVAVLAAIDGLAADGQQGLAVGRRKKALVVGWAVLCWLALAKPWFFTGPYLERISLRSEAAAATAAIPSDAGVLTTSYLVPHLSARRQIAFPKKSFDGPLEADGWTALLLHPSDPGWGSSRKVQQQLLNRAHRNDWDCRRWPSGLELCLAPGAAPPPPLGSESAGSHRG
- a CDS encoding glycosyltransferase family 39 protein; this translates as MHSKPNEPRTAQDAFTSLRSGLLNPNGLARSVLLWCFTLLVWLPGLGTLPLRDWDEGRVASVARSTMARLDLSQANLDWLLAWKWHEAYLNKPPGLHWFIGSSTRLLGEQEWAVRLLPCLIASLAIPLLYALRRQLGGPHAERKALLASLILMTLLPMARHGRLAMLDGSLVTSMLLLWTGWLSSRTRPWHGLLAGLGITGVLMLKPPAVLGFLLITAAISAIDRRQSHWRRSAMAWVVAGSAPGLAWHLWHVSQRGSDALLMWGGQGLSRVAEVVGDSTGAWVMPLTEVLEGGWPWLLLLPAGVIWAWRQRHHSVGRWELGLLLGSAALVLPLRTQLPWYSHLLWPSITLLCAEGLEPVLSDGRPRWVGRIWSLLGALVLLGTVVVWGAEVMQLPATPLALPTLALLCAGSGLLAGGLQVLQPTRQQRRRGLLTLLAGWGLALLALWHSPFWLWELNESWDPRPVAAAIRQLPDQAPVILKGPTRPSLGWYAGRELLPKDAPRQGEHWVVSRKPLQGCQAVSPASPTQRTQTPNSHWQLWHCPTP
- a CDS encoding iron uptake porin, which gives rise to MKLFQQLLVAPAALGLLAPVAANAAELNINGVSDYAASGEQVTSISQFSDVYPTDWAYQALSNLIERYGCVAGYPNGTYRGNRAMTRYEAAALLNACLDRITEVTDELKRLMKEFEKELAILKGRVDGLEARVGELEATQFSTTTKLKGKTTFVIGGSSFGGDAYVREQFGRNLFIGSKYGYDNAESFSYTDVNGKEKTFDNPFYYSGSKKVYKGRKMADVANQYLGAVTFNYDQQLDFLTSFTGKDLLKVKLRGGNFGPSAFGGASTGIPSFLGGQYSTQSTLETAFEGGATNNNVVLNRVFYQFPLGENFTVTAGGVVRQDDMLAVWPSAYPADTVLDFFTYAGAPGAYNLNLGQGAGIWWQNDGFSVSANYVSNNGNVSKATNGYSADYAVYSNGTDVYTVFQDSQDCTASGGIATDCAGGTGTVQLAYTDDNWGVAAAYNYSSQYASALNPATATPLASNITALGNTNSVGLSAYWSPEESGWMPSISAGWGLNSTSGADNDTYRISKNGGSYSKSKGYTNLFGYDFQSATTQSWSVGLQWTDVFLKGNTAGMAVGQKGFVTALDLSNNKFDFGYGNSNKAEERLVRDGQYAWEWWYMFQVTDNISVTPALFYMSRPLGSATQGVQFNQFGGLLKTTFKF